GGCGGCGCTGGAAGCCCGCGCCGCCGGCTAGGCTTTTGCCACAGGCCCGCTTCTTCCCCTGCCTGTCCGTTTCCGCGGGCGGGCAGGGGCTCATATCTGTGGCGTGGGGCGGGTTCGCGCCGCCATTGTAAAAAAACTCTAAACATGCTCTCATGGGGAATCGGCGCCACGCCGGTTTCAGGAGAGAAACGATGAGCGAAGCAGAAAACACCCCCGGGTTCCGCTGCGGCTGGGTGGCCATCGCCGGCCCCCCCAATGCCGGCAAGTCCACCCTGCTCAACGCGCTTCTGGGCCAGAAAGTGACCATTGTCACGCCCAAGCCGCAGACCACGCGCAACCAGATCGTGGGCATCTTCACCGACTCCCGCGCGCAGATCATCTTCATGGATACGCCCGGCGTGGCGCAATTGCGCGGGCACCTGAGCAAGTCCATGATCCAGGCGGTATGGCAGAGCCTCAACCAGGCCAATGTCATCCTGCTCGTGCTCGACGCGCATCTCTATATCCGCCATCCCGAATATCTCGACCGCGACCTCGGGGCGCTCGGCCAGGCCATCGCGGAAGAGGAGCGGCCCACCATCGTGGTGCCCAACAAGGTGGACGTTTTCGGCGACAAGAGCCGCATGCTGCCCCTGCTCACGCGGGCGCACGAGCTGTGGCCGCGCGCCGAGATTTTCCCGGTCTCCGCGCAGAACGGCGACGGCCTCGTGGAACTTCGGGAGCTCATCGAGTCCAAACTGCCCGTGGGGCCGGCGCAGTTCCCCGAAGACCAGGTCTCCACGGCGCCCCTGCGCTTCATGGCCGCGGAGATCATCCGTGAAAAGCTCTTCCTCTACCTGCACCAGGAAGTGCCCTACGGCGTCGCCGTGGAGGTGGAAAGCTGGCAGGAAGACCCGGAGCGCGGCCTCACGGTCATCCACGCCGTCATCTATGTGGCGCGGCCGACGTACAAGTCCATGGTCATCGGCAAGGGCGGCGCGGGCATCAAGAAGATCGGCAGCGAGGCCCGCAAGGAGATCGCCGAGCTCATAGACGGCAAGGTGCACCTTGAGCTCTGGGTGAAGGTGCGCGAAAACTGGACGGAAGACGCGGCCTTTTTGCGCGAGCTCGAGCAGTCCTCCGGGGGGAGCGGGGAATGACCCCGGAGGATCTCGCCGGGCGCCTGCTCAAGGTGCGCGAGAGCCTGGCCCGGGCCTGCCGGGACAATGGCCGCCGGCCGGAAGATGTGCTGCTCGTGGCCGTGTCCAAGTTCCACCCCGCTTCGGACATCGCGGCCGTGGCCGCGGCCGGCCAGCGGGATTTTGGCGAGAACTACGTCCAGGAGGCGCTGGAAAAGCGGGCCGAGCTCGCGGACGACCCGGCGGCCGCGCGCATCCGCTGGCACATGATCGGCCATGTGCAAAGCCGCAAGGCCGCGCAGGTGGCCGGGGCCTTCGTGCTCATCCACACGCTCGACTCGGTGAAGCTGGCCGACGCGCTGGAGCGGCGCCTCGCCGTCACCGGCCAGCTCCAGCCGGTGCTCATGGAGATCAATATCGGCGCCGAGCCGCAGAAGGCCGGCGTCATGCCCGAGGCTGCCGAGGCGCTGGGCGCGCATGTGCTCGCCGCCTGCCCGCACCTCGAATTGCGCGGGCTCATGTGCCTGCCCCCGGTCTTTGACGCGGGCGAGGCGGCGCGGCCCTATTTCGCGCGCTTGAGGCGCCTCGGCGAAGACTTGCGCTCCAGCCTCGGCGTCGCCATGCCCGAGCTCTCCATGGGCATGAGCGGCGATTTTGCGGCGGCGGTGGCCGAGGGCGCCACCATCGTGCGCATCGGCACGGATATTTTCGGGCCGCGGCCCCTGAAGGCGCCCGCGCCCGTGGCATGATGGCTGCATGAACGACTGTGCGGGGCGCCCTGCGCTCCGCCCGAAGTTTGCCCGGAGAGGATGCCCATGGCGGCCAAGGACAAAGACAAGGAAGCGGCCCTGCCCGAGGGGCAGGCGGAAAAGCCGCGCAAGAAATCGCGCCTCAAGCGCCTGGTCATTATTTTGGCGATATTGCTGATGACGCTCGGCGGCGCGGGCATCGGCGCCTACTGGTGGCTCTTCCTGCGCACG
This window of the Desulfovibrio sp. ZJ209 genome carries:
- the era gene encoding GTPase Era; protein product: MSEAENTPGFRCGWVAIAGPPNAGKSTLLNALLGQKVTIVTPKPQTTRNQIVGIFTDSRAQIIFMDTPGVAQLRGHLSKSMIQAVWQSLNQANVILLVLDAHLYIRHPEYLDRDLGALGQAIAEEERPTIVVPNKVDVFGDKSRMLPLLTRAHELWPRAEIFPVSAQNGDGLVELRELIESKLPVGPAQFPEDQVSTAPLRFMAAEIIREKLFLYLHQEVPYGVAVEVESWQEDPERGLTVIHAVIYVARPTYKSMVIGKGGAGIKKIGSEARKEIAELIDGKVHLELWVKVRENWTEDAAFLRELEQSSGGSGE
- a CDS encoding YggS family pyridoxal phosphate-dependent enzyme is translated as MTPEDLAGRLLKVRESLARACRDNGRRPEDVLLVAVSKFHPASDIAAVAAAGQRDFGENYVQEALEKRAELADDPAAARIRWHMIGHVQSRKAAQVAGAFVLIHTLDSVKLADALERRLAVTGQLQPVLMEINIGAEPQKAGVMPEAAEALGAHVLAACPHLELRGLMCLPPVFDAGEAARPYFARLRRLGEDLRSSLGVAMPELSMGMSGDFAAAVAEGATIVRIGTDIFGPRPLKAPAPVA